In the Oreochromis aureus strain Israel breed Guangdong linkage group 14, ZZ_aureus, whole genome shotgun sequence genome, one interval contains:
- the trpc4b gene encoding short transient receptor potential channel 4b: protein MSQLYYKKADSSTYRDRIPLRIVRAESELSALERAYLGAVEKGDYASVKQALDEAEIYFRININCVDPLGRTALLIAIENENLEIIELLLSYNVHVGDALLHAIRKEVVGAVELLLNHKKPRGEKQVPSALLDKQFSDFTPDITPIILAAQTNNYEIIKLLLQRGVSIPQPHAIRCNCMECVSSSDVDVLRHSRSRLNIYKALASPSLIALSSEDPFLTAFQLSWELKELSTVENEFKSEYEELSRTCKQFAKDLLDQTRSSRELEVILNYRDDINPLLDENTNELARLKLAIKYSQKEFVAQPNCQQLLASRWYDEFPGWRRRHWAVKLITCIFIGLMYPLLSIFYLIAPKSRYGLFIRKPFIKFICHTASYLTFLFLLFLASQHLQSDDRLEHRQGPPPTIVEWIILPWVLGFLWAEIKQMWDSGLEDYIDDWWNLMDFIMNSLYLATISLKIVAYIKYSAKCQLRDTWETWHPTLVAEALFSIANIFSSLRLISLFTANSHLGPLQISLGRMLLDILKFLFIYCLVLLAFANGLNQLYFYYETKTNGTCKGIRCNQQNNAFSTLFETLQSLFWSIFGLINLYVTNVEPDHTFTEFVGSTMFGTYNIISLVVLLNMLIAMMNNSYQHIADHADIEWKFARTKLWMSYFEEGGTLPSPFNIIPSPKSVYYLIGWIKTHLFRRPSTKRLETFETLGRRAAENVKLSHEYQEVLKNLMKRYVAAMIRDAKTEQGLTEENFKELKQDISSFRFEVLGMMKGKPGLAGKTQKGATKEDSNTGSLHRRKKLPSLKCDEICSLPEEEMLGTDEEMQGKHQTEDIIVDVSQTDEKEFKEIKPSCKELDKDELTKYKN from the exons ATGTCTCAGCTGTACTATAAGAAAGCTGACAGCTCCACGTACAGGGACCGCATCCCTCTGCGGATCGTGCGGGCAGAATCGGAGCTCTCTGCTCTGGAGCGGGCCTACCTGGGGGCTGTAGAGAAGGGGGACTACGCCAGCGTGAAGCAAGCTCTGGATGAGGCTGAGATCTACTTCAGGATCAACATCAACTGCGTTGACCCCCTAGGACGCACAGCTCTGCTCATTGCTATTGAAAACGAGAACCTGGAGATTATTGAGCTGCTGCTCAGCTATAACGTACACGTGGGTGATGCCCTGCTACATGCCATCCGTAAAGAGGTAGTGGGGGCCGTTGAGCTGCTGCTCAACCACAAGAAGCCACGTGGGGAAAAGCAG GTTCCATCAGCTCTGCTGGACAAACAGTTTTCAGACTTCACCCCAGACATTACTCCAATCATCCTCGCAGCTCAAACTAACAACTATGAGATCATCAAACTGCTCTTGCAGCGAGGGGTTTCTATACCCCAGCCACACGCTATACGTTGCAACTGTATGGAGTGTGTGTCCAGTTCAGACGTGGATGTCCTGCGTCACTCCCGTTCTCGTCTAAACATCTACAAGGCCCTTGCCAGCCCGTCACTCATTGCCCTCTCAAGCGAGGATCCTTTCCTCACGGCATTTCAGCTTAGCTGGGAGCTGAAGGAGCTCAGCACGGTGGAGAACGAATTTAAATCAGAGTATGAAGAGCTGTCCCGTACATGTAAACAATTCGCAAAGGACCTCTTGGACCAGACCCGTAGTTCCAGAGAACTGGAAGTAATCCTCAACTACCGTGACGACATCAACCCGTTGCTTGATGAGAACACTAATGAGCTGGCCCGACTGAAACTGGCTATCAAATATTCCCAGAAAGAG TTTGTTGCTCAGCCCAACTGCCAGCAGCTGCTGGCATCTCGCTGGTATGATGAATTCCCCGGCTGGAGGAGGCGTCACTGGGCAGTAAAGCTCATCACTTGTATCTTCATTGGCCTCATGTATCCGCTGTTATCCATCTTCTACCTGATCGCTCCAAAGAGCCGCTATGGCTTATTCATCCGTAAGCCTTTCATCAAGTTCATCTGTCACACTGCTTCCTACCTGACGTTCCTCTTCCTGCTCTTCTTGGCCTCGCAGCATCTACAGAGTGATGATCGGTTGGAACACCGTCAGGGCCCACCACCCACCATTGTGGAATGGATAATCCTGCCCTGGGTGCTTG GCTTTTTATGGGCTGAGATCAAACAGATGTGGGATAGTGGTTTAGAAGACTACATAGATGACTGGTGGAACCTGATGGATTTCATAATGAACTCTTTGTATCTTGCAACAATTTCACTGAAGATTGTTGCCTATATTAAG TACAGTGCAAAGTGCCAGTTGAGAGACACCTGGGAAACGTGGCACCCAACGTTGGTGGCAGAGGCATTGTTTTCCATCGCCAACATTTTCAGCTCCTTGCGTCTCATTAGTCTTTTCACTGCCAACTCCCATTTGGGGCCTTTACAGATTTCATTGGGCCGCATGCTTCTGGACATCCTTAAATTTCTCTTCATCTACTGTCTAGTGCTGCTAGCATTTGCCAATGGCCTCAACCAGCTCTATTTTTACtatgaaacaaaaactaatgGGACTTGCAAGGGCATCCGCTGTAATCAGCAAAACAACGCTTTCTCCAC gctATTTGAAACACTGCAGTCATTATTTTGGTCTATCTTTGGCCTGATTAACCTGTATGTGACGAACGTGGAGCCGGACCATACATTCACAGAGTTTGTGGGCTCTACCATGTTTGGCACCTATAATATCATCTCCCTGGTAGTGCTTCTAAACATGCTAATTGCAATGATGAACAACTCATACCAGCACATTGCT gATCATGCAGACATAGAGTGGAAATTTGCACGGACAAAATTATGGATGAGCTATTTTGAAGAAGGGGGAACTTTGCCATCTCCATTCAATATAATACCCAGTCCAAAGTCAGTTTATTATCTAATTGGAtggataaaaacacatttgtttagGAGACCAAGCACAAAACGTCTTGAAACCTTTGAAACTTTGGGG agacgtgcagctgaaaatgtaaaattaagcCATGAGTATCAG GAGGTTTTGAAGAACCTCATGAAACGATATGTGGCTGCAATGATTAGAGATGCCAAGACAGAGCAGGGGTTGACAGAAGAAAATTTCAAG GAGCTCAAACAGGATATCTCCAGCTTTCGCTTTGAAGTTCTGGGAATGATGAAAGGTAAACCCGGGCTAGCAG GAAAGACTCAAAAAGGGGCTACCAAAGAAGATTCAAACACTGGATCCCTTCACAgaaggaaaaaactcccttCTCTGAAATGTGATGAAATATGCTCATTGCCAGAAGAAGAAATGTTGGGTACTGATGAAGAAATGCAAGGAAAACATCAGACTGAGGACATAATTGTGGACGTTTCACAGACTGATGAGAAGGAATTCAAGGAGATTAAACCTTCTTGCAAAGAACTTGATAAGGATGAGctgacaaaatataaaaattaa
- the postnb gene encoding periostin, osteoblast specific factor b isoform X2 — protein sequence MKLLFVVACALFVLCTFDNADSSAYDKIVAHSRIRARKEGPNVCALQQVMGTKKKYFSTCRNWYRGSICGKKATVLYECCPGYMKMDGMLGCPAVAPIDHVYGSLSIVKASSTQNYADISKLRSEIEGPGSFTFFAPSNEAWDNLDATVRDALVSNVNIELYNALHYHMVNNRLLTKDLKNGIKVTSMYNDLDLHINHYSNGIVTVNCARIIYANQIATNGVVHVIDRVISTIGNTIQDVIEVNDDLTTLSDLFQNSELLEKLGQPGHYTLFAPTNEAFEQLGSDVLERIQSDKQALKALLSFHLLDSIQCSEGILAGTSYETLEGNNIEIGCDGESLTVNGIKMVRQKDIVTTNGVIHIIDKALVPDSAKQVMELLESSQSTFTDMVSELGLSGGMRSDAEYTLLAPFNSVFTDEVMSMDQDLLRIILENHILKNKIVLGQLYNGQQLETIGGKILRVFIYRSAVCIENSCLIRGSKEGSNGALHLMRTLLKPAEKTMYEILTENGGFKIFLSLMEAAGLTDVLQQEGGFTLFAPSDTAFAGLSERDMAVLKKDINALRTILLYHINNGIFIGGGLEPGVTNLLKSLQGSNLKVVVANNTVKVNSVQVPEADMMATNGVIHFVNKLLYPEEIPIGSQELQMVLTKLISYIQFKYISGFRYQEIPLTFLKVTRVIQREPVVKTVTRVIEKQKPIQKVTRVIETQNPVQKVTRVIERQNPVQKVTRVVSGPQYSVSTRTSNIDLEGVDLSEVSTIETSDLDASRLTKIIQNGGRRRGRD from the exons ATGAAGCTCCTTTTTGTGGTTGCCTGTGCACTTTTTGTGCTCTGTACATTTGATAATGCTGACTCCTCAGCTTATGACAAAATTGTTGCCCACAGCAGGATCAGGGCAAGAAAAGAAGG ACCCAATGTCTGCGCCCTTCAGCAAGTCATGGGAACCAAGAAGAAATACTTTAGCACTTGCCGTAACTGGTACAGAGGGTCCAtctgtggaaagaaagc gacTGTGCTTTATGAGTGTTGCCCAGGGTATATGAAAATGGATGGCATGCTTGGCTGCCCTGCAG ttGCCCCGATTGACCACGTGTATGGCAGTTTGTCTATAGTGAAGGCCTCATCAACCCAAAACTACGCTGACATTTCCAAGCTAAGATCTGAGATTGAGGGACCAGGATCTTTCACCTTCTTTGCTCCCAGCAATGAGGCTTGGGATAATTTGGATGCA ACAGTGAGGGATGCGCTGGTCAGCAACGTCAATATTGAACTATACAATGCTCTTCATTATCATATGGTCAACAACCGCCTCCTGACCAAAGACTTAAAGAATGGAATAAAAGTGACCTCCATGTACAACGACCTTGATCTCCATATTAACCATTACTCCAATGGG ATAGTGACTGTGAACTGCGCCAGGATCATCTACGCCAACCAGATCGCCACAAATGGAGTCGTGCATGTCATCGACCGCGTCATCAGTACTATTGGAAACACTATTCAAGATGTCATTGAAGTTAACGATGACTTGACAACACTGAGT GATCTATTTCAAAATTCTGAGCTTTTGGAGAAACTGGGTCAGCCAGGACATTACACTCTTTTTGCCCCTACCAATGAAGCCTTTGAGCAGCTCGGCAGCGATGTACTGGAAAGAATTCAGAGTGACAAGCAGGCCCTCAAAG ctcTTCTGTCTTTCCACCTCCTGGACTCAATCCAGTGCTCTGAAGGTATCCTGGCTGGCACCTCTTATGAGACACTGGAGGGCAACAACATTGAAATTGGCTGTGATGGCGAAAGCTTGACAGTCAATGGCATTAAAATGGTGCGCCAGAAGGACATTGTCACCACCAATGGTGTCATCCATattattgacaaagcacttgtTCCAGACTCAG CCAAGCAGGTAATGGAACTGTTGGAAAGTTCCCAGTCAACCTTCACTGACATGGTGTCCGAGCTGGGCCTTTCTGGTGGCATGAGATCAGATGCAGAGTACACTTTACTGGCTCCATTCAACAGTGTCTTTACTG atgaagTAATGTCCATGGATCAGGACTTACTCAGAATTATCCTGGAGAACCACATCTTGAAGAATAAGATTGTTCTGGGACAGCTGTACAATGGCCAGCAGCTGGAGACCATTGGAGGGAAAATTCTTCGGGTCTTCATCTATCGTTCA GCTGTGTGCATCGAGAATTCCTGCCTGATACGAGGCAGTAAAGAAGGAAGCAATGGGGCCCTTCATCTCATGAGGACTCTGTTGAAACCTGCAGAAAAAACTATGTACgagattctgacagaaaacGGAGGGTTCAA GATCTTTTTGTCTCTGATGGAAGCTGCTGGCTTGACTGACGTGCTTCAACAGGAGGGAGGCTTTACTCTGTTTGCCCCAAGCGACACGGCTTTTGCAGGTTTAAGTGAAAGGGACATGGCTGTGTTGAAGA AGGACATAAATGCACTTAGAACCATCCTTCTGTATCACATCAATAATGGTATCTTCATTGGTGGTGGTTTGGAGCCTGGGGTGACAAACCTTCTCAAGTCCCTCCAGGGCAGCAACCTCAAAGTTGTAGTT GCAAACAACACTGTGAAGGTTAATTCTGTTCAAGTCCCTGAGGCTGATATGATGGCCACAAATGGAGTTATTCACTTTGTCAACAAGCTGTTGTATCCTGAAG AAATCCCTATTGGATCCCAGGAACTCCAGATGGTTCTGACGAAGCTCATCTCTTATATTCAATttaag tACATTTCTGGATTCAGATATCAGGAAATTCCTCTTACATTTTTGA AAGTGACAAGGGTCATTCAAAGGGAACCCGTCGTCAAAACGGTTACCAGGGTGATTGAAAAGCAGAAGCCCATCCAAAAGGTTACCAGGGTGATTGAAACGCAGAACCCCGTCCAAAAGGTTACCAGGGTGATTGAAAGGCAGAACCCTGTCCAAAAGGTTACCAGGGTTGTCTCTg GGCCTCAATACTCAGTCAGCACTCGCACCAGCAACATCGATCTGGAAG GAGTTGATCTTTCAGAAGTTTCCACCATTGAAACGAGCGATCTTGACGCATCAAGGCTTACCAAAATAATCCAAA atggAGGCAGGAGGAGGGGAAGGGACTGA
- the postnb gene encoding periostin, osteoblast specific factor b isoform X1 — translation MKLLFVVACALFVLCTFDNADSSAYDKIVAHSRIRARKEGPNVCALQQVMGTKKKYFSTCRNWYRGSICGKKATVLYECCPGYMKMDGMLGCPAVAPIDHVYGSLSIVKASSTQNYADISKLRSEIEGPGSFTFFAPSNEAWDNLDATVRDALVSNVNIELYNALHYHMVNNRLLTKDLKNGIKVTSMYNDLDLHINHYSNGIVTVNCARIIYANQIATNGVVHVIDRVISTIGNTIQDVIEVNDDLTTLSDLFQNSELLEKLGQPGHYTLFAPTNEAFEQLGSDVLERIQSDKQALKALLSFHLLDSIQCSEGILAGTSYETLEGNNIEIGCDGESLTVNGIKMVRQKDIVTTNGVIHIIDKALVPDSAKQVMELLESSQSTFTDMVSELGLSGGMRSDAEYTLLAPFNSVFTDEVMSMDQDLLRIILENHILKNKIVLGQLYNGQQLETIGGKILRVFIYRSAVCIENSCLIRGSKEGSNGALHLMRTLLKPAEKTMYEILTENGGFKIFLSLMEAAGLTDVLQQEGGFTLFAPSDTAFAGLSERDMAVLKKDINALRTILLYHINNGIFIGGGLEPGVTNLLKSLQGSNLKVVVANNTVKVNSVQVPEADMMATNGVIHFVNKLLYPEEIPIGSQELQMVLTKLISYIQFKYISGFRYQEIPLTFLKVTRVIQREPVVKTVTRVIEKQKPIQKVTRVIETQNPVQKVTRVIERQNPVQKVTRVVSGPQYSVSTRTSNIDLEGVDLSEVSTIETSDLDASRLTKIIQKGSSRGTNPRRDGGRRRGRD, via the exons ATGAAGCTCCTTTTTGTGGTTGCCTGTGCACTTTTTGTGCTCTGTACATTTGATAATGCTGACTCCTCAGCTTATGACAAAATTGTTGCCCACAGCAGGATCAGGGCAAGAAAAGAAGG ACCCAATGTCTGCGCCCTTCAGCAAGTCATGGGAACCAAGAAGAAATACTTTAGCACTTGCCGTAACTGGTACAGAGGGTCCAtctgtggaaagaaagc gacTGTGCTTTATGAGTGTTGCCCAGGGTATATGAAAATGGATGGCATGCTTGGCTGCCCTGCAG ttGCCCCGATTGACCACGTGTATGGCAGTTTGTCTATAGTGAAGGCCTCATCAACCCAAAACTACGCTGACATTTCCAAGCTAAGATCTGAGATTGAGGGACCAGGATCTTTCACCTTCTTTGCTCCCAGCAATGAGGCTTGGGATAATTTGGATGCA ACAGTGAGGGATGCGCTGGTCAGCAACGTCAATATTGAACTATACAATGCTCTTCATTATCATATGGTCAACAACCGCCTCCTGACCAAAGACTTAAAGAATGGAATAAAAGTGACCTCCATGTACAACGACCTTGATCTCCATATTAACCATTACTCCAATGGG ATAGTGACTGTGAACTGCGCCAGGATCATCTACGCCAACCAGATCGCCACAAATGGAGTCGTGCATGTCATCGACCGCGTCATCAGTACTATTGGAAACACTATTCAAGATGTCATTGAAGTTAACGATGACTTGACAACACTGAGT GATCTATTTCAAAATTCTGAGCTTTTGGAGAAACTGGGTCAGCCAGGACATTACACTCTTTTTGCCCCTACCAATGAAGCCTTTGAGCAGCTCGGCAGCGATGTACTGGAAAGAATTCAGAGTGACAAGCAGGCCCTCAAAG ctcTTCTGTCTTTCCACCTCCTGGACTCAATCCAGTGCTCTGAAGGTATCCTGGCTGGCACCTCTTATGAGACACTGGAGGGCAACAACATTGAAATTGGCTGTGATGGCGAAAGCTTGACAGTCAATGGCATTAAAATGGTGCGCCAGAAGGACATTGTCACCACCAATGGTGTCATCCATattattgacaaagcacttgtTCCAGACTCAG CCAAGCAGGTAATGGAACTGTTGGAAAGTTCCCAGTCAACCTTCACTGACATGGTGTCCGAGCTGGGCCTTTCTGGTGGCATGAGATCAGATGCAGAGTACACTTTACTGGCTCCATTCAACAGTGTCTTTACTG atgaagTAATGTCCATGGATCAGGACTTACTCAGAATTATCCTGGAGAACCACATCTTGAAGAATAAGATTGTTCTGGGACAGCTGTACAATGGCCAGCAGCTGGAGACCATTGGAGGGAAAATTCTTCGGGTCTTCATCTATCGTTCA GCTGTGTGCATCGAGAATTCCTGCCTGATACGAGGCAGTAAAGAAGGAAGCAATGGGGCCCTTCATCTCATGAGGACTCTGTTGAAACCTGCAGAAAAAACTATGTACgagattctgacagaaaacGGAGGGTTCAA GATCTTTTTGTCTCTGATGGAAGCTGCTGGCTTGACTGACGTGCTTCAACAGGAGGGAGGCTTTACTCTGTTTGCCCCAAGCGACACGGCTTTTGCAGGTTTAAGTGAAAGGGACATGGCTGTGTTGAAGA AGGACATAAATGCACTTAGAACCATCCTTCTGTATCACATCAATAATGGTATCTTCATTGGTGGTGGTTTGGAGCCTGGGGTGACAAACCTTCTCAAGTCCCTCCAGGGCAGCAACCTCAAAGTTGTAGTT GCAAACAACACTGTGAAGGTTAATTCTGTTCAAGTCCCTGAGGCTGATATGATGGCCACAAATGGAGTTATTCACTTTGTCAACAAGCTGTTGTATCCTGAAG AAATCCCTATTGGATCCCAGGAACTCCAGATGGTTCTGACGAAGCTCATCTCTTATATTCAATttaag tACATTTCTGGATTCAGATATCAGGAAATTCCTCTTACATTTTTGA AAGTGACAAGGGTCATTCAAAGGGAACCCGTCGTCAAAACGGTTACCAGGGTGATTGAAAAGCAGAAGCCCATCCAAAAGGTTACCAGGGTGATTGAAACGCAGAACCCCGTCCAAAAGGTTACCAGGGTGATTGAAAGGCAGAACCCTGTCCAAAAGGTTACCAGGGTTGTCTCTg GGCCTCAATACTCAGTCAGCACTCGCACCAGCAACATCGATCTGGAAG GAGTTGATCTTTCAGAAGTTTCCACCATTGAAACGAGCGATCTTGACGCATCAAGGCTTACCAAAATAATCCAAA AAGGCAGTTCCAGAGGAACTAATCCCAGAAGAG atggAGGCAGGAGGAGGGGAAGGGACTGA